The Vibrio penaeicida sequence TAACCCAAAACTCAAACCGAGCATCCTTTCTTAATACCGTTAGTCTGTCGCGAATCCTTGTTTCTTTTTACTATAATGGCTTCCATTTTGGGTCACGAACCGTCAAAATTAGCGGCTACTTGTCTTTCTACTCAGTTAATTTAAAGGGAACATCATGCTTGAAGCCGTTGCGTTGCTTGTCGTAGGCTTAACTTTGCTCGTCTGGAGCGCAGATAAATTGGTTTTAGGAGCTGCGGCTCTTGCCCGAAATTTTGGTATCTCACCATTGGTAATCGGTATGACCATTTTAGCAATGGGTTCCTCTGCACCAGAGATGATGGTTTCTGCTACCGCTGCTTTAGATGGAAAGACAGACACAGCGGTAGGAAATGTCTTAGGTTCAAACATCGCCAATATAGCCCTTATTTTGGGTATTACCGCGCTTATTAAGCCTTTATCTATTAGTTCTGTCGTGGTTCGACGCGAGCTTCCTCTTATGATCGTCGTCACCGTCGTGGCGGGCGCATTGATGTTCGACAATTTCCTTGGTTTCTACGAAGGTATTTTGTTGTTTGTTCTTTTTGCTGCGTTCATTCTTGCGATGCTGCGAATTAGCCAAAAAGAAAAACAAAATGGCGATGCATTCGTTGAAGATCAAGAATCTGAAATCCCCGAGGGAATGCCAAATTCTAAAGCGGTGATGTGGGCGGTTATCGGTCTTATTCTGCTGCCACTATCAGCGGATATCTTGGTGGATAACGCTGTAATCATCGCAAAATACTTTGGTATGAGTGATTTAGTCATTGGGTTAACCATTATTGCGATTGGTACCAGTTTGCCTGAATTGGCCGCTTCTTTAGCTGGTGTAATGAAGGGTGAAGATGACATGGCTGTCGGTAATATCATTGGCTCAAACGTTTTCAATATTCTTGCCGTAATGGGTATTCCGGGAATCTTAAACCCTTCTATTCTTAATGAGCATGCAATGGGACGTGACTTTTGGGTCATACTTGCTGTTTCGTTATTACTCGTCGTAATGGCACTGGGCAAATCGCGAAGCGTCAACCGCATTGAAGGTGGCATTCTGTTCACTATTTTTGCGGTTTACCAAGGTTATCTTTTTTATAATGTAGCTGCTTAGTCTATTTCTTCTTCAGGAGCCTATCCATGTCGAAAACATTCGATTTCTGTAGTGCCGCGAGAAAAGTCTTGGAAATTGAAATCCAAGGGCTGTCTCAGCTTGAGCAGTATTTTGATGCTTCTTTTGTCCGGGCTTGTGATGCAATCCTCGAGGCTAAAGGCAAAATTGTGGTCATGGGCATGGGTAAGTCCGGTCATATTGGTAAAAAGATAGCCGCGACGTTGGCAAGTACTGGTACTCCTGCTTTTTTTGTTCATCCTGGAGAGGCGAGTCATGGCGACTTAGGCATGGTAGAAAATGGCGACATCGTGCTGGCAATCTCGAACTCTGGTGAGTCCTCAGAAATCTTAGCGCTTTACCCCGTTTTAAAGCGCAGAGGTATCGGTATTATCGGAATGACAGGTAAGCCGTCTTCCAATATGGCAACACAGGCCGACGTCCACTTGTGCATTCATGTCCCTGAAGAAGCTTGCAGTTTAGGGCTTGCTCCTACGACAAGTACGACAGCAACACTAGTGATGGGGGATGCACTGGCGGTGTCACTCCTCCAAGCGAGAGGTTTCACCGCAGACGACTTTGCGCTTTCTCATCCTGGCGGTGCCTTAGGGCGTAAACTT is a genomic window containing:
- a CDS encoding calcium/sodium antiporter — protein: MLEAVALLVVGLTLLVWSADKLVLGAAALARNFGISPLVIGMTILAMGSSAPEMMVSATAALDGKTDTAVGNVLGSNIANIALILGITALIKPLSISSVVVRRELPLMIVVTVVAGALMFDNFLGFYEGILLFVLFAAFILAMLRISQKEKQNGDAFVEDQESEIPEGMPNSKAVMWAVIGLILLPLSADILVDNAVIIAKYFGMSDLVIGLTIIAIGTSLPELAASLAGVMKGEDDMAVGNIIGSNVFNILAVMGIPGILNPSILNEHAMGRDFWVILAVSLLLVVMALGKSRSVNRIEGGILFTIFAVYQGYLFYNVAA
- the kdsD gene encoding arabinose-5-phosphate isomerase KdsD, encoding MSKTFDFCSAARKVLEIEIQGLSQLEQYFDASFVRACDAILEAKGKIVVMGMGKSGHIGKKIAATLASTGTPAFFVHPGEASHGDLGMVENGDIVLAISNSGESSEILALYPVLKRRGIGIIGMTGKPSSNMATQADVHLCIHVPEEACSLGLAPTTSTTATLVMGDALAVSLLQARGFTADDFALSHPGGALGRKLLLKLADIMQIGDALPKVSPEASVKDALLEISQKGLGMTAVVDSSDQVLGIFTDGDLRRLLDKKVDIHTAPIGSVMTENPMMASPDMLAVEAVNMMQARSITSLLLSENNTLVGALNIHHLLKAGVM